From the Pirellulales bacterium genome, one window contains:
- a CDS encoding FAD-binding oxidoreductase, translated as MSVVAGNLPLVETFLPASQQEMVEVISRATADSTPIYPIGAGTGLSIGLPSRKQGWGLATTNLTQVIDFPARDMTITVESGITMQALDTELAAQGQRLPIDVPQRATATLGGVVATATSGPRRFGQGTIRDYVIGITAVDGRGVSFKAGGRVVKNVAGYDFCKLLTGSRGSLAVITQLTLKLRPVAEATAFVVCDIGEFEAAEPLMAALGTSRTAPVAIELLAGPEWEHDAALGSITSSIRARLVVGFEGTPPEVDWQKAQLLREWRDLGARETRVVEGSAGDALWSRLAEFPTGDEPALVVKASIQSSAVARFLQTAATLDGKCSLQAHAGNGIVYVKFQEFSAADALNVLVRGLQPAAVKAGGHATVYSCASGIELTHQAVWGPRTSDTALMAAVKKQLDPHGLFNPGLAIFSC; from the coding sequence TTGAGCGTAGTCGCCGGAAATCTGCCGCTTGTCGAAACCTTTCTCCCTGCCAGCCAGCAGGAAATGGTTGAGGTTATTTCGCGCGCCACGGCTGACTCCACACCCATCTACCCCATTGGCGCTGGTACGGGTCTGTCGATTGGACTGCCATCGCGCAAACAAGGCTGGGGGCTGGCGACGACCAATCTCACGCAGGTGATCGATTTCCCGGCTCGGGACATGACGATCACGGTCGAGTCAGGCATCACGATGCAGGCCCTGGACACAGAGCTAGCCGCGCAAGGGCAGCGCCTACCCATCGACGTACCGCAACGGGCCACGGCCACGCTGGGCGGAGTCGTGGCCACGGCCACAAGCGGACCCCGCCGTTTCGGTCAGGGTACCATCCGCGACTACGTCATCGGCATTACCGCCGTCGACGGACGCGGCGTCTCGTTCAAAGCCGGCGGCCGTGTGGTAAAGAACGTTGCCGGCTATGACTTCTGTAAACTGCTGACCGGCTCGCGCGGTTCATTGGCCGTGATTACACAACTCACGCTGAAATTGCGCCCCGTCGCTGAGGCGACCGCCTTTGTCGTTTGCGACATCGGCGAGTTCGAAGCGGCCGAACCATTGATGGCCGCCCTTGGCACTTCGCGCACCGCGCCGGTAGCTATCGAGCTATTGGCGGGCCCCGAATGGGAGCATGACGCAGCGCTCGGTTCCATTACCTCGAGCATCCGTGCCCGGCTGGTGGTTGGGTTCGAAGGAACACCACCCGAGGTCGACTGGCAGAAAGCACAATTGTTGCGTGAATGGCGCGACCTGGGTGCGCGCGAAACCCGCGTCGTCGAAGGCTCGGCCGGCGACGCGCTTTGGTCCCGCCTGGCGGAATTCCCAACGGGCGATGAACCGGCGCTAGTCGTCAAGGCATCAATACAATCCAGTGCTGTCGCCAGATTTTTGCAAACTGCTGCTACGCTAGACGGCAAATGCTCGCTGCAGGCGCACGCCGGTAACGGCATTGTGTATGTGAAATTCCAGGAATTTTCGGCCGCGGACGCCTTGAACGTGCTCGTGCGCGGGCTGCAACCCGCCGCTGTGAAAGCGGGCGGACATGCCACGGTTTATTCTTGTGCCTCGGGAATCGAGCTGACGCATCAGGCCGTCTGGGGGCCTCGGACAAGTGACACTGCGCTGATGGCGGCCGTGAAAAAACAATTAGACCCACATGGCCTGTTCAACCCAGGCTTGGCGATATTCTCATGTTGA
- a CDS encoding serine/threonine-protein kinase, with the protein MARGLRAAEPRALRAPRIPGAVATPRAADSPRPDRLGPWVLVDEAGSGEFCRVFRAKPADCSFDALANYAVKVLKPEYEGDARAIGLLRREGRVGRAIASPHVVVVLDAQTTRAPYYLVMPWLEGRALSTVLAETGAAPIATPLALWIARQLAEALAALDRAGWMHADVKPANVMVSQAGHATLVDLGLARRPMDEDQTLLREIVGTPWYMAPEVLLSTGRPDIRSDLYSLGVMLYEMLSGRLPFDFTDTAELIAAHRAEKVIPLREIAPQISSGVAQLVHGLLAKDPFRRPQSPEEILPELISLEIQHFGEFVARDA; encoded by the coding sequence ATGGCAAGAGGCCTGCGAGCCGCTGAGCCCCGCGCTTTGCGCGCGCCGCGAATTCCGGGCGCGGTCGCGACGCCGCGCGCCGCAGACTCACCGCGTCCTGACCGGCTTGGTCCGTGGGTGTTGGTTGACGAAGCTGGCAGCGGTGAGTTCTGCCGGGTCTTTCGTGCCAAGCCAGCCGATTGCAGTTTTGATGCGCTGGCCAATTATGCGGTCAAGGTTCTCAAGCCCGAATACGAGGGGGATGCACGGGCAATTGGCCTGTTGCGCCGTGAAGGTCGCGTTGGCCGTGCGATTGCTAGTCCGCATGTGGTCGTCGTGCTTGATGCGCAGACCACGCGAGCGCCGTACTACCTAGTAATGCCATGGCTGGAAGGACGCGCGCTCTCCACGGTGCTCGCCGAGACCGGCGCCGCGCCGATTGCGACGCCACTCGCTCTCTGGATTGCCCGGCAGCTCGCCGAAGCGCTTGCCGCGCTCGATCGCGCCGGTTGGATGCATGCCGATGTGAAGCCCGCGAATGTCATGGTCTCGCAGGCCGGGCATGCGACGCTGGTCGACCTGGGGCTGGCACGTCGGCCCATGGACGAAGATCAAACGCTTTTGCGGGAAATCGTCGGTACGCCGTGGTACATGGCGCCCGAGGTGCTGCTATCGACCGGGCGGCCGGATATTCGCAGCGATCTCTATAGCTTGGGAGTCATGCTCTACGAAATGCTGAGCGGCCGGCTTCCGTTTGATTTTACCGATACTGCCGAATTGATCGCGGCCCACCGCGCGGAGAAAGTTATACCGCTGCGCGAAATCGCACCGCAGATTTCATCGGGCGTCGCACAACTGGTACACGGCTTATTGGCGAAAGATCCGTTCCGCCGGCCGCAGTCACCCGAAGAGATACTGCCTGAGCTGATCTCGCTCGAAATTCAACACTTCGGCGAATTTGTTGCGCGCGACGCATAA
- a CDS encoding FAD-linked oxidase C-terminal domain-containing protein, with translation MIDTPLPLLVDELRAVVGNDGVLSAHSDLVVYECDGFVIEKNCPDVAVFPRTTAHVQAIVRLCNKYGVSFLPRGAGTSLAGGCLPVGGGVMIVLTRMKEIVEINLRDRFAVVQPGVVNVWLTQALKGTGYHYAPDPSSQGACTIGGNVATNSGGPHTLKYGVTVNHVLGVEAVLADGSLVQFGGPTEDGPGLDLTGLIVGSEGTLAIVTKAWVRLTRDPQGWRTMLGVFESVHDATNAISAIIGAGIVPAALEMMDQGILVAVEEAFHFGFPLDAQAILLIEVDGLEAGLDHQREQIIQLCQQNKAREVRLAASAAERQLLWKCRKQAFGAVGRLSPSYCTQDGVVPRTKLPYILERITDIGRRYDVRIVNVFHAGDGNIHPILLFDERNADQVRRVLAASGEILDECIACGGSVTGEHGIGVEKIEFMHKLFTADDLDVMARVRTAFNPTLRLSPAKMLPTAGACGLEQHHPGRRAAM, from the coding sequence ATGATCGATACTCCGCTCCCTTTACTGGTCGACGAATTGCGCGCCGTGGTCGGTAATGACGGCGTGCTATCAGCACACAGCGACCTGGTCGTCTACGAGTGCGATGGTTTCGTCATTGAGAAAAACTGCCCGGACGTGGCGGTCTTTCCCCGCACGACGGCCCACGTGCAAGCCATCGTCCGATTGTGCAATAAGTACGGCGTCTCGTTTTTACCGCGTGGTGCAGGCACCAGCCTGGCCGGCGGCTGCCTGCCGGTCGGCGGCGGCGTGATGATCGTGCTCACGCGCATGAAGGAGATCGTCGAGATCAATCTTCGCGACCGGTTTGCCGTGGTGCAGCCGGGCGTGGTGAACGTCTGGCTGACTCAAGCACTCAAAGGGACTGGCTACCACTACGCCCCGGACCCTTCGAGCCAAGGCGCATGCACCATCGGCGGCAACGTGGCCACCAATTCGGGCGGCCCGCACACGCTGAAATATGGCGTGACGGTGAATCACGTTTTGGGAGTCGAGGCCGTTTTGGCTGACGGCTCGCTCGTGCAATTCGGTGGGCCGACCGAGGACGGCCCCGGATTGGACCTGACCGGCTTGATCGTCGGCAGCGAAGGGACGCTGGCCATCGTGACCAAAGCCTGGGTCCGTTTGACGCGCGATCCGCAGGGGTGGCGTACCATGCTCGGCGTCTTCGAATCGGTACACGATGCCACCAACGCCATTAGTGCGATCATTGGCGCCGGCATCGTACCGGCGGCGCTGGAAATGATGGACCAGGGCATTCTGGTGGCCGTCGAAGAGGCATTTCATTTCGGCTTTCCGCTCGACGCCCAGGCGATCCTGCTGATCGAGGTCGACGGACTCGAGGCGGGGCTCGACCATCAGCGCGAACAGATCATCCAGTTGTGCCAGCAAAACAAAGCTCGCGAAGTGCGCCTGGCGGCGTCCGCCGCCGAACGGCAATTGCTGTGGAAGTGCCGCAAGCAAGCTTTCGGCGCCGTTGGCCGGCTGAGCCCCAGCTACTGCACACAGGACGGCGTCGTGCCGCGCACGAAGCTGCCGTATATCCTCGAACGCATCACCGACATCGGCCGGCGCTACGATGTGCGCATTGTGAATGTATTCCACGCAGGGGACGGCAACATTCATCCGATTCTTCTGTTCGACGAACGCAACGCCGACCAGGTCCGCCGGGTGTTGGCCGCCAGTGGCGAGATTCTTGACGAGTGCATCGCCTGCGGCGGCAGTGTGACGGGTGAGCACGGCATCGGCGTCGAAAAGATTGAGTTCATGCACAAACTGTTCACGGCGGATGACCTGGATGTCATGGCACGAGTGCGCACGGCGTTCAACCCGACGTTACGACTTAGCCCAGCCAAGATGCTTCCCACGGCCGGGGCCTGCGGTTTAGAGCAACATCATCCGGGACGGCGTGCAGCAATGTAG
- a CDS encoding DUF1207 domain-containing protein: protein MASNEPIAVLNAEPIPEGTIIAAPPLPSAPVSYPLAEALAYDAPWSWQLMPQGLIWHSYLAGVKEPRVASVFNYQKGLGWNWDPTIGARIGLLRYGTMNSFKPEGWQLDVEGAAFPELRLNNDFDMRATDFRVGIPLTYGMGKWQFKFEVYHLSSHIGDEFLLKNPDFVRLEYSRNALVFGASYFPTENIRLYAEMDWAFYTFGVTQPWQFQFGAEYSPIFNTGFRGSPFFAINGHLRQEIAFGGNVNVQVGWQWLSGANGARTRVGLQYFNGKNEMYQFYNDFVQELGIGIWYDY, encoded by the coding sequence ATGGCCTCGAATGAGCCGATCGCGGTCTTGAACGCCGAACCGATCCCGGAAGGGACCATCATCGCCGCGCCCCCTTTGCCGTCCGCGCCGGTTAGTTACCCGCTGGCCGAAGCGCTGGCCTATGACGCTCCCTGGAGCTGGCAGTTGATGCCGCAGGGGTTGATTTGGCATTCCTACCTGGCGGGGGTCAAAGAGCCACGCGTGGCGAGCGTTTTCAACTACCAAAAGGGGCTCGGTTGGAACTGGGATCCCACGATCGGCGCACGCATCGGCCTTCTGCGTTACGGCACAATGAACAGCTTTAAGCCAGAAGGCTGGCAATTAGACGTCGAAGGGGCTGCTTTTCCCGAGCTGCGTCTGAACAACGATTTCGATATGCGGGCAACCGACTTCCGCGTGGGCATACCGTTAACGTATGGCATGGGGAAGTGGCAATTCAAATTCGAGGTCTACCACCTCAGCTCTCATATCGGCGACGAGTTCTTGCTGAAGAATCCCGACTTCGTGCGGCTCGAGTACAGCCGCAATGCGCTCGTGTTCGGCGCCAGCTACTTTCCGACTGAGAACATCCGGCTGTACGCCGAGATGGATTGGGCCTTCTACACCTTTGGCGTCACACAGCCCTGGCAGTTCCAATTCGGCGCGGAGTATAGCCCCATATTCAACACGGGCTTTCGCGGCTCGCCGTTTTTTGCGATCAACGGTCACCTGCGTCAGGAAATTGCCTTCGGCGGCAACGTCAACGTGCAGGTCGGCTGGCAATGGCTCAGCGGAGCAAACGGCGCTCGTACGCGCGTCGGATTGCAGTACTTCAACGGCAAGAACGAGATGTACCAGTTCTACAACGACTTCGTACAAGAACTGGGGATCGGCATCTGGTACGACTACTGA
- a CDS encoding (Fe-S)-binding protein yields the protein MLTEPTESTDAASASPTTTDAVAAPANTSTAARPGEGIDYGLFLDCVHCGLCTSACPTYLELGNENDSPRGRIYLMRSVTDGRLPLTTEVRRHLELCLDCRACETACPSGVQYGKLIEPFRVAMEEQADGPRRSEDWFHRYILFGLFTHPDRMRRMLIPARIAQRLGLTALAEKTGLTRLLPPRLRRLVEMLPPPQRPGPALPTLLPAIGKRRARVALFTGCVADVMFRPTHWATARVLQQNGCDVLVPQNQVCCGAIHFHAGSSEPARELADANLTAFDHRNVDAILVNVAGCGAMLKDYGHHWHDARQGERAEFAAKIKDVSEFLDTLGLIPPEGEIPLVATYHDACHLGHAQKVREAPRRILSQIPGLKLVDLPETEVCCGAAGTYNLTEPEMSARLSRRKLDNILKTGSRVVLTGNAGCLLQIMREARSRDERLLVAHPMDLLDLSYQGKQPQL from the coding sequence ATGTTGACCGAACCGACCGAATCCACAGATGCCGCCAGCGCGTCGCCGACAACGACCGACGCTGTTGCCGCGCCGGCAAATACTTCTACGGCAGCGCGACCGGGTGAAGGAATCGATTACGGACTGTTCCTCGATTGCGTCCATTGCGGACTATGTACTTCAGCATGCCCGACGTACTTGGAACTTGGCAACGAAAACGACAGCCCACGCGGTCGCATCTACCTGATGCGGTCGGTCACCGACGGTCGCCTGCCCCTGACAACCGAAGTTCGCCGGCACCTGGAATTGTGCCTCGACTGTCGGGCTTGCGAAACGGCGTGCCCCTCCGGCGTGCAGTATGGCAAGTTGATCGAGCCCTTCCGCGTCGCGATGGAGGAGCAAGCAGACGGGCCGCGCAGGAGCGAGGACTGGTTCCATCGCTACATTCTGTTCGGCTTGTTCACACACCCGGATCGCATGCGCCGCATGCTGATTCCCGCGCGGATTGCCCAGCGGCTGGGACTTACGGCGCTGGCAGAAAAAACAGGGCTAACACGGCTATTGCCACCACGCCTGCGGCGCTTGGTCGAAATGCTGCCGCCGCCGCAACGCCCTGGTCCGGCATTGCCGACACTGCTACCGGCGATCGGCAAACGGCGTGCGCGCGTGGCGCTGTTCACCGGCTGTGTCGCGGACGTGATGTTTCGCCCCACACATTGGGCCACGGCCCGCGTGCTACAACAAAATGGCTGCGACGTCCTGGTACCGCAAAACCAGGTCTGCTGCGGGGCAATTCATTTCCATGCCGGTTCGAGCGAGCCGGCCCGCGAGCTTGCCGATGCCAATCTAACGGCGTTCGACCATCGCAACGTGGACGCGATCCTGGTGAACGTGGCTGGTTGCGGAGCGATGTTGAAGGATTACGGCCATCACTGGCATGACGCACGCCAGGGCGAACGGGCCGAATTCGCCGCCAAGATCAAGGATGTCAGCGAGTTTCTCGACACACTGGGACTCATTCCGCCGGAAGGCGAAATCCCACTGGTGGCGACTTATCACGATGCTTGCCACCTGGGTCATGCCCAGAAAGTGCGCGAGGCGCCGCGACGGATCCTGTCGCAAATCCCCGGATTGAAGCTGGTTGACCTGCCCGAGACTGAAGTCTGTTGCGGCGCCGCGGGCACTTACAACCTGACCGAACCCGAGATGTCGGCGCGTCTCAGCCGGCGGAAGCTCGACAACATTCTCAAGACGGGCAGTCGCGTCGTGCTTACCGGCAATGCCGGCTGCTTGCTGCAAATCATGCGTGAGGCACGTAGTCGCGACGAACGGCTATTGGTAGCGCACCCGATGGATCTGCTCGACTTGAGCTATCAGGGAAAACAGCCACAGCTATAA